A DNA window from Aureibaculum sp. 2308TA14-22 contains the following coding sequences:
- a CDS encoding peroxiredoxin, with translation MKLKIGDSVPKFSLKDQDNQLVNSTDFIGKNAMVIYFYPKDDTPGCTKQACKFRDEFEAFTDLDVKVIGISADDVASHKNFAKKYNLPFTLLADTENKVRKLFGVPQSMLGLIPGRVTYVINKEGTVIHTFNSQFGAEKHITETLTKLKEQ, from the coding sequence ATGAAGCTAAAAATAGGTGATTCCGTTCCTAAATTTTCTTTAAAAGACCAAGATAATCAGCTAGTCAACAGTACCGATTTTATCGGAAAAAATGCAATGGTTATTTATTTTTATCCTAAAGACGATACCCCGGGCTGCACAAAGCAAGCCTGTAAATTCCGTGATGAATTTGAAGCGTTTACCGATTTAGATGTTAAAGTTATTGGTATCAGTGCAGATGATGTAGCATCTCATAAAAACTTTGCCAAAAAGTATAACTTGCCTTTTACACTATTGGCAGACACCGAAAATAAGGTCAGAAAACTATTCGGAGTACCCCAAAGTATGTTAGGACTGATTCCCGGGCGTGTTACCTATGTAATTAATAAAGAGGGAACAGTAATCCATACTTTTAACAGCCAGTTCGGGGCTGAAAAGCATATTACGGAAACATTAACAAAACTAAAGGAACAGTAA
- a CDS encoding adenosine deaminase — MKNFIRNLPKAELHLHIEGTLEPELLFSLAERNNIKLKYDSIEQLKSAYEFDCLQDFLDIYYQGASVLTTEQDFYDLTYSYLQKCAEQNIRHTEIMFDPQTHTERGIAFETVVNGISRACNDAKENLNISSLLIMSYLRHLSEEEAFTTLKKSLPFKHLIIAVGLDSSEKGNPPSKFKRVFEASIKEGYIPLAHAGEEGPPEYIWEALDILKIKRIDHGNNCLEDELLIKEIIKRDLVLTVCPLSNTALQVVDDLKNHPLKKMMDLGLKVTVNSDDPAYFGGQLNQNFIEIQKALNLNKADLYELAKNSFQYSLLDNETKQKHINELDNYYAD, encoded by the coding sequence ATGAAAAATTTTATAAGAAATCTACCAAAAGCGGAACTCCATTTACATATTGAAGGTACTTTAGAGCCTGAGTTGCTATTCTCTTTAGCAGAAAGAAATAATATTAAATTAAAATACGATTCCATCGAACAGTTAAAATCCGCTTATGAATTTGATTGCTTACAAGATTTTTTAGATATATATTATCAAGGAGCTTCAGTTTTAACTACTGAACAAGATTTTTATGATCTCACGTACAGCTATCTTCAAAAATGTGCTGAACAAAACATCAGGCATACCGAGATTATGTTCGATCCGCAGACACACACCGAACGTGGCATTGCTTTTGAAACGGTAGTCAATGGTATTTCTAGAGCCTGCAATGATGCTAAAGAAAATTTAAACATATCTTCTCTATTGATTATGAGCTATTTGCGACATTTATCAGAAGAAGAAGCATTTACAACCTTGAAAAAATCGTTACCTTTTAAGCATCTTATCATTGCCGTGGGATTGGACTCTTCTGAAAAAGGAAATCCGCCTTCAAAATTTAAACGTGTGTTCGAAGCTTCCATAAAGGAAGGCTATATTCCCCTTGCCCATGCAGGAGAAGAAGGTCCTCCAGAATATATTTGGGAAGCTCTAGATATCTTAAAAATTAAACGGATAGATCATGGTAATAATTGTTTGGAAGATGAACTGTTGATTAAAGAAATCATTAAACGTGATTTAGTTCTAACCGTTTGCCCTCTTTCCAACACAGCATTACAAGTAGTTGATGATTTGAAAAACCATCCACTTAAAAAAATGATGGATTTGGGATTAAAAGTAACCGTTAATTCTGACGATCCAGCCTATTTTGGTGGACAGCTCAACCAAAATTTTATTGAAATCCAAAAAGCACTTAATTTGAACAAAGCCGATCTTTATGAATTGGCAAAAAATTCTTTTCAATATTCTTTATTGGACAATGAAACCAAACAAAAACACATTAACGAATTAGACAATTACTATGCAGATTAA
- the mgrA gene encoding L-glyceraldehyde 3-phosphate reductase, which translates to MQINDKSGITEYMASSKRYDAMQYNRCGKSGLLLPAISLGLWHNFGGIDSMFNARNILRTAFDLGITHFDLANNYGPPFGSAEETFGQILKKDFNQYRDELIISTKAGYDMWPGPYGDLGSRKYLIASLDQSLKRMGLDYVDIFYHHRPDADTPLEETMIALSDIVRQGKALYVSISNYEPKETAEAAKILKELKVPFVLHQARYSLFDRWVENGLLDTLENIGVGCIAFSPLAQGMLTDKYLNGIPKDSRAGKSQTYLDANQVASNLNKIQELNKIAEKRGQKLSQMAIAWLLAQQNITSVLVGASSSNQLKENVKALDNITFSNEELKSIDDVLQS; encoded by the coding sequence ATGCAGATTAACGATAAATCAGGAATTACAGAATACATGGCATCATCAAAACGGTATGATGCTATGCAGTACAATAGATGTGGGAAAAGTGGATTGTTATTACCTGCTATTTCTTTGGGTTTGTGGCATAATTTCGGTGGCATTGACAGTATGTTCAATGCTCGAAACATATTACGCACCGCTTTCGATTTAGGAATTACTCATTTTGATTTAGCCAATAATTATGGGCCACCATTTGGGTCAGCAGAAGAAACTTTTGGGCAAATTTTAAAGAAAGACTTCAATCAATACAGAGACGAACTCATTATCAGTACCAAAGCAGGTTATGATATGTGGCCTGGACCTTACGGAGATTTAGGTTCAAGAAAGTATTTAATTGCCAGTCTAGATCAAAGTCTAAAAAGAATGGGCTTAGATTATGTTGATATTTTTTACCATCATAGACCTGACGCAGACACTCCGTTGGAAGAGACCATGATTGCCTTGTCGGATATTGTCCGCCAAGGAAAAGCATTATATGTAAGTATTTCAAATTATGAACCTAAAGAAACGGCTGAGGCTGCAAAAATCCTAAAAGAATTAAAAGTTCCTTTTGTGTTACACCAAGCCAGATATTCACTATTTGACAGATGGGTCGAAAACGGTTTGTTAGATACATTGGAAAATATTGGAGTGGGTTGTATTGCTTTTTCGCCTTTAGCTCAAGGTATGTTAACTGATAAATACTTAAATGGTATCCCGAAAGATTCAAGAGCAGGAAAAAGTCAAACGTATTTAGATGCTAATCAGGTCGCATCAAATTTGAATAAAATTCAAGAATTAAATAAAATAGCTGAAAAACGTGGACAAAAACTATCGCAAATGGCTATTGCGTGGCTACTGGCTCAACAAAATATTACTTCAGTTTTGGTCGGTGCAAGTTCATCGAATCAGTTAAAAGAAAATGTTAAAGCACTTGATAATATAACATTTTCTAATGAAGAACTAAAGTCAATTGACGATGTTTTGCAATCTTAG
- the rlmH gene encoding 23S rRNA (pseudouridine(1915)-N(3))-methyltransferase RlmH, whose product MKIKLLAIGKTDDKNLISLIAIYQKRLKYYINFELEIIPDLKKTKNLTENQQKEKEGELILQRISPVDQLVLLDEKGQEFRSIQFSTFLQKKMNSGIKQLVFVIGGPYGFSDAVYQKAQGKIALSKMTFSHQMIRLFMVEQLYRAFTILKNEPYHHE is encoded by the coding sequence ATGAAAATAAAACTGTTAGCCATTGGAAAAACGGATGATAAAAATTTAATTTCATTGATTGCGATTTACCAAAAGCGGTTAAAGTATTATATTAATTTTGAGTTAGAAATTATCCCTGATTTAAAAAAAACAAAAAACCTGACTGAAAATCAGCAAAAAGAAAAGGAAGGAGAATTGATTTTACAGCGTATATCTCCAGTGGATCAACTTGTTCTGTTAGACGAAAAAGGACAAGAATTTAGATCCATTCAGTTTTCAACGTTTTTGCAAAAGAAAATGAATTCTGGTATTAAACAATTGGTCTTTGTTATTGGTGGCCCCTATGGATTTTCAGATGCCGTATATCAAAAAGCACAAGGTAAAATTGCCTTGTCAAAAATGACATTTTCGCATCAAATGATTCGATTGTTTATGGTAGAACAACTATACAGGGCGTTTACCATTTTAAAAAATGAGCCTTACCATCATGAATAA
- the nadC gene encoding carboxylating nicotinate-nucleotide diphosphorylase — MISKQQFEKELELIIKNAIREDVGDGDHSSLACIPETAKGRAKLLVKDEGIIAGVEFAKLVFKYVDANLKVETLIEDGSLVKYGDIVFYVEGSSQSILKAERLVLNAMQRMSAIATKTKSFADLLEGTKTKILDTRKTTPGIRALEKWAVKIGGGENHRFALYDMIMLKDNHIDFAGGLTKAIDKTVQYLKDTNRDLKIIVEARNLQEIEEILQSDGVYRILIDNFNYEDTRKAVELIGDKCLTESSGGINENTLRNYAECGVDYISSGALTHSVYNMDLSLKAV; from the coding sequence ATGATAAGCAAACAACAATTTGAGAAGGAACTTGAACTAATAATAAAAAATGCCATTAGAGAAGATGTAGGCGATGGCGACCATAGCTCATTGGCCTGTATTCCGGAGACTGCTAAAGGAAGGGCAAAACTGTTGGTAAAAGATGAGGGTATAATTGCTGGGGTTGAATTTGCTAAACTAGTTTTTAAATACGTTGATGCTAATTTAAAAGTTGAAACGTTAATTGAAGATGGAAGCCTGGTCAAATATGGAGATATTGTCTTTTATGTTGAAGGTTCTTCGCAATCCATTTTAAAAGCAGAACGTTTGGTATTAAATGCCATGCAACGGATGAGTGCTATTGCTACAAAAACAAAATCCTTTGCCGATTTGTTAGAAGGCACAAAAACAAAAATTTTAGATACCCGAAAAACCACTCCGGGCATTAGAGCCCTTGAAAAATGGGCAGTAAAAATTGGTGGTGGCGAAAATCACCGTTTTGCTTTGTATGATATGATAATGCTTAAAGATAACCATATTGATTTTGCCGGAGGACTTACCAAAGCTATTGATAAAACTGTACAGTATTTAAAAGACACGAATCGTGATTTAAAAATTATAGTTGAAGCCAGAAATCTACAAGAAATTGAAGAAATTTTACAGTCAGATGGCGTGTACAGAATTTTAATTGACAATTTTAATTATGAAGACACCCGAAAAGCTGTAGAACTAATTGGCGATAAGTGTCTGACTGAATCTTCTGGTGGTATTAATGAAAACACCTTACGTAACTATGCAGAATGTGGTGTTGATTATATTTCATCGGGTGCATTAACACACTCTGTTTATAATATGGATTTGAGTTTAAAGGCGGTTTAA
- a CDS encoding DNA cytosine methyltransferase, with the protein MLKTENHTKSLKNYKFIDLFAGIGGFHYALKSFEAQCIFASEIDSKAAEVYYQNHHLKPKGDITKIDEKEIPKHDILCAGFPCQAFSISGKQKGFEDTRGTLFFEIARIIDFRKPKILLLENVKNFVRHDNGQTLKTVVNTLENLNYKVFYKVLNTSNFGLPQNRERVYIVGFNNSHFQHLKFDFPNGKITSALEDILEKNPKDGKVIERDDISFYKEYSPVENIFGTIEIPNRPMQIGKVNKGGQGERIYDPRGHAITLSAQGGGVGSKTGLYKIENEIRKLSPRECARLQGFPEHFILPNSIPEAQKQFGNSVSINVLQFILKEITKTISKNDGRPTIGLTNGKKRIQERERYSSEIQQLAK; encoded by the coding sequence ATGTTAAAAACAGAAAATCATACTAAATCACTAAAAAATTATAAGTTTATAGACTTATTTGCTGGGATTGGCGGTTTTCATTATGCTTTAAAATCTTTTGAGGCTCAATGTATTTTTGCTTCTGAAATTGATAGTAAAGCAGCAGAAGTATATTATCAAAATCACCATTTAAAGCCAAAAGGGGATATTACAAAAATTGACGAAAAAGAAATTCCTAAACATGATATTTTATGTGCTGGTTTTCCTTGTCAAGCATTTTCAATATCGGGCAAGCAAAAAGGGTTTGAAGATACCAGGGGTACTTTGTTTTTTGAAATAGCCAGAATTATTGATTTTCGCAAACCAAAAATACTATTGCTTGAGAATGTCAAAAATTTTGTAAGACATGACAACGGACAAACATTAAAAACAGTGGTAAATACTTTAGAAAATTTAAACTATAAGGTTTTTTATAAAGTTTTAAATACCAGTAATTTCGGGTTACCACAAAACCGAGAAAGGGTATATATCGTCGGATTCAACAATAGTCATTTTCAACATTTAAAATTCGATTTTCCTAACGGAAAAATAACTTCTGCCTTAGAAGACATCTTGGAAAAAAACCCCAAAGATGGAAAAGTTATTGAACGTGATGATATTTCTTTTTACAAAGAATATAGTCCCGTAGAGAATATTTTTGGAACAATTGAAATCCCAAACAGGCCTATGCAAATCGGCAAAGTAAACAAAGGCGGTCAGGGAGAGAGAATTTATGACCCGAGAGGTCATGCTATTACACTTTCTGCACAAGGTGGTGGCGTTGGATCTAAAACAGGGTTGTATAAAATAGAAAATGAAATTAGGAAATTATCTCCTAGAGAATGTGCAAGATTACAAGGGTTTCCAGAACATTTTATACTACCAAATAGTATTCCTGAAGCCCAAAAACAATTTGGAAATAGTGTATCTATCAATGTATTGCAATTTATTTTAAAAGAAATAACTAAAACCATATCAAAAAATGACGGAAGACCAACAATTGGGCTCACAAACGGCAAAAAACGGATTCAAGAACGAGAAAGATATAGTTCAGAAATTCAACAATTGGCAAAGTGA
- a CDS encoding PDDEXK family nuclease has translation MTEDQQLGSQTAKNGFKNEKDIVQKFNNWQSDVEAKKWLALMEYKVEEIEYVKAIILSRYKADIQIQITIKLKEAIAAENIQVKLVSNLKGFNQIDKRWVDKYIEMWEMPNDVSELLKQYTGEISPLINNPKDTRRTFANEFSKENQKIILDWLNNNKSLIVSDILKGRGKFSAEWMLVAQKIDNSARWILKPMNYCLNFFGNGEVEITQRGNFKIGRITMQRKGGDGGRKTAQMLQFKINPAELFNN, from the coding sequence ATGACGGAAGACCAACAATTGGGCTCACAAACGGCAAAAAACGGATTCAAGAACGAGAAAGATATAGTTCAGAAATTCAACAATTGGCAAAGTGATGTTGAAGCAAAAAAATGGTTGGCACTAATGGAATACAAGGTTGAGGAAATTGAGTATGTAAAAGCAATAATTTTGTCTAGATACAAAGCAGATATTCAAATACAAATAACTATTAAGTTAAAAGAAGCAATTGCTGCCGAAAACATCCAAGTAAAGTTGGTTAGCAACTTGAAAGGTTTTAATCAAATTGATAAAAGATGGGTTGATAAGTATATTGAAATGTGGGAAATGCCAAATGACGTTTCAGAATTACTTAAACAATACACTGGTGAAATTTCACCTCTTATTAATAATCCTAAAGACACTAGAAGAACTTTTGCGAACGAATTCAGCAAAGAAAATCAGAAAATAATATTGGATTGGTTAAACAACAATAAATCTTTAATTGTGAGTGATATACTTAAAGGAAGAGGCAAGTTTTCTGCAGAATGGATGTTGGTTGCACAAAAAATAGACAATTCTGCCAGATGGATTTTAAAGCCAATGAATTATTGTCTAAACTTTTTTGGTAATGGTGAAGTAGAAATAACACAAAGAGGAAACTTTAAAATTGGGAGAATTACAATGCAAAGAAAAGGTGGCGACGGCGGAAGAAAAACAGCACAAATGTTACAATTCAAAATAAATCCTGCTGAATTGTTCAATAATTAG
- a CDS encoding protein-L-isoaspartate(D-aspartate) O-methyltransferase, which translates to MRQDNNKHKGLRNQLVKTIKSKGIKDRKVLDAISEIPRHLFMDSGFIDFAYQDKAFPIAADQTISQPYTVAFQTELLEIEPNDKVLEIGTGSGYQTAVLVKLKAEVYSIERQKELFEKTKKFLPKVGYVAKKLNYGDGYKGWPEYAPFDKIIVTAGAPFVPKPLLSQLKIGGRLVIPVGDEVQVMTLFIRKGEKEFEKHEFGEFRFVPMLKENAK; encoded by the coding sequence ATGAGGCAAGATAATAATAAGCATAAAGGTCTTCGTAACCAACTGGTTAAGACGATAAAGAGCAAAGGGATTAAAGATAGAAAAGTGCTTGATGCTATTTCCGAAATCCCTAGACATTTGTTTATGGACTCTGGTTTCATCGATTTTGCCTACCAAGATAAAGCATTCCCTATTGCTGCAGACCAAACCATTTCTCAGCCTTATACTGTTGCCTTTCAAACGGAGTTACTAGAAATTGAACCTAATGATAAAGTGTTAGAAATTGGTACAGGTTCAGGTTACCAAACGGCAGTTTTAGTAAAATTGAAAGCTGAAGTATATAGTATTGAACGTCAAAAAGAATTGTTTGAAAAAACAAAAAAATTCTTACCAAAAGTAGGTTATGTTGCCAAAAAACTTAATTATGGCGACGGTTATAAAGGCTGGCCAGAGTATGCTCCTTTTGATAAAATTATTGTTACCGCTGGGGCTCCTTTTGTACCAAAACCTTTATTAAGTCAACTAAAAATAGGAGGTAGGTTGGTCATTCCAGTTGGTGATGAAGTACAAGTTATGACGCTATTTATACGAAAAGGCGAAAAAGAATTTGAAAAACATGAGTTTGGTGAGTTTAGGTTTGTACCGATGTTAAAGGAGAATGCTAAGTAA
- a CDS encoding Gfo/Idh/MocA family protein codes for MLKVGVLGAGHLGKIHLKLLQQSQKYELVGFYDADKENAKIVSDEFGYKYFPTVTELIDAVEVVNIVTPTLSHFNCAEEAITKGKHIFIEKPITHSVTEAEAIRTLASKYHVKGQVGHVERFNPAFTAVKESINNPMFIEAHRLAEFNPRGTDVPVVLDLMIHDIDIILSVIDSEVKDVHASGVAVISDTPDIANARIEFENGCVANLTASRISLKNMRKSRFFQKDAYISVDFLEKKSEVVKMKDVPENPDEFAMILQNAEGVKKQIYFENPDVEPNNAILDELETFADAIENDTRPVVSLGQGAKALRVAQQIIDCFK; via the coding sequence ATGCTTAAAGTTGGTGTATTGGGTGCGGGACATCTAGGGAAAATTCATTTAAAATTGTTGCAGCAATCTCAAAAATACGAATTGGTTGGGTTTTACGATGCGGATAAAGAAAATGCAAAAATAGTTTCAGATGAATTTGGGTACAAATATTTTCCAACCGTTACTGAATTAATTGACGCCGTAGAAGTTGTAAATATAGTAACACCTACACTTTCCCATTTTAATTGTGCAGAAGAAGCCATCACTAAAGGAAAACATATTTTTATAGAGAAACCTATAACACATTCGGTTACCGAGGCTGAAGCCATTAGAACCTTAGCGAGTAAATATCATGTAAAAGGTCAAGTGGGACATGTAGAGCGTTTTAATCCTGCTTTTACAGCTGTAAAGGAGAGTATTAATAACCCAATGTTCATTGAAGCACATCGCTTGGCTGAATTTAACCCACGAGGAACAGATGTGCCCGTAGTTTTAGATTTAATGATACATGATATTGACATCATATTAAGTGTAATAGATTCGGAGGTAAAAGATGTACATGCTAGCGGAGTTGCTGTAATTAGTGACACCCCAGATATTGCCAATGCCCGTATAGAATTTGAAAATGGTTGTGTTGCCAACTTAACTGCGAGTAGAATTTCTTTAAAGAATATGCGTAAATCACGATTTTTTCAAAAGGATGCCTATATCTCTGTTGACTTTTTAGAAAAGAAAAGTGAAGTCGTAAAAATGAAAGATGTTCCTGAAAATCCAGACGAATTTGCCATGATATTGCAGAATGCCGAGGGTGTAAAAAAACAAATCTATTTTGAAAACCCTGACGTTGAACCAAATAACGCCATTTTAGATGAACTGGAAACTTTTGCAGATGCTATAGAAAATGACACGAGACCAGTTGTAAGTTTAGGACAAGGTGCAAAAGCACTAAGAGTGGCACAACAAATAATAGATTGTTTTAAATAA
- a CDS encoding 3-hydroxyacyl-CoA dehydrogenase family protein, producing MKNIAVIGAGTMGNGIAHTFAQFGYQVNLIDVSQISLDKGVATITRNLDRMVAKEKISQNDKQQTLKNIKTFTLLKDGVENCDLVIEAATENVDLKLNIFKELDENCGAKAILATNTSSISITKIAAATQRPDNVIGMHFMNPVPIMKLVEVIRGYSTSDEVTDAIMQLSEKLNKVPVEVNDYPGFIANRILMPMLNEAIYSLYEGVAGVYEIDTVMKLGMAHPMGPLQLADFIGLDVCLSILKVLHNGFGNPKYAPCPLLVNMVTAGKLGVKSGEGFYDYAESRKAEQIAKCFK from the coding sequence ATGAAAAACATTGCAGTTATAGGTGCCGGAACTATGGGTAACGGCATTGCACATACTTTTGCACAATTTGGTTATCAAGTCAATTTGATTGATGTATCTCAAATATCTCTTGATAAAGGCGTAGCCACTATTACAAGAAATTTGGATAGAATGGTCGCTAAAGAGAAAATTAGTCAAAATGATAAGCAACAGACATTAAAAAATATTAAAACTTTTACTTTGTTAAAAGATGGTGTAGAAAACTGTGATTTAGTCATTGAAGCTGCCACTGAAAATGTAGATTTAAAACTTAATATTTTTAAAGAACTAGATGAAAACTGTGGTGCTAAAGCTATTTTAGCAACCAACACTTCGTCAATTTCCATTACCAAAATTGCTGCAGCAACCCAAAGACCAGACAATGTTATTGGAATGCACTTTATGAATCCTGTGCCTATTATGAAATTGGTAGAGGTCATTCGAGGGTATTCCACTTCAGATGAAGTGACAGATGCTATAATGCAACTTTCAGAAAAATTAAATAAAGTTCCAGTTGAAGTTAATGACTATCCAGGGTTTATAGCCAATCGTATTTTAATGCCAATGCTGAATGAGGCGATCTATTCATTATATGAAGGTGTAGCAGGTGTTTATGAAATTGATACCGTAATGAAATTGGGTATGGCTCATCCAATGGGACCTTTACAATTAGCAGATTTTATAGGTTTAGATGTGTGTTTATCAATTCTAAAAGTACTTCACAACGGGTTTGGAAATCCGAAATATGCACCTTGCCCTCTTCTGGTAAATATGGTTACTGCAGGTAAATTAGGGGTAAAATCTGGTGAAGGTTTTTACGATTATGCTGAAAGCAGAAAAGCTGAACAAATTGCTAAATGTTTTAAATAA